One genomic window of Hippopotamus amphibius kiboko isolate mHipAmp2 chromosome 10, mHipAmp2.hap2, whole genome shotgun sequence includes the following:
- the DUSP4 gene encoding dual specificity protein phosphatase 4, with translation MVTVEELREMDCSVLKRLMNRDENGGGAGGSGSHGALGLLSGGKCLLLDCRPFLAHSAGYIRGSVNVRCNTIVRRRAKGSVSLEQILPAEEEVRARLRSGLYSAVIVYDERSPRAESLREDSTVSLVVQALRRNAERTDICLLKGGYERFSSEYPEFCSKTKALAAIPPAVPQSTAESLDQGCSSCGTPLHDQGGPVEILPFLYLGSAYHAARRDMLDTLGITALLNVSSDCPNHFEGHYQYKCIPVEDNHKADISSWFMEAIEYIDAVKDCRGRVLVHCQAGISRSATICLAYLMMKKRVRLEEAFEFVKQRRSIISPNFSFMGQLLQFESQVLATSCSVEAASPSGPLRERGKATPTPTSQFVFSFPVSVGVHPAPSSLPYLHSPITTSPSC, from the exons ATGGTGACGGTGGAGGAGCTTCGGGAGATGGACTGCAGCGTGCTCAAAAGGCTGATGAACCGGGACGAGaacggcggcggcgcgggcggcaGCGGCAGCCACGGCGCTCTGGGGCTGCTGAGCGGCGGCAAGTGCCTGCTGCTGGACTGCAGACCGTTCCTGGCGCACAGCGCCGGCTACATCCGAGGCTCGGTCAACGTGCGCTGCAACACCATCGTGCGGCGGCGCGCCAAGGGCTCGGTGAGCCTGGAGCAGATCCTGCCCGCAGAGGAGGAGGTCCGCGCCCGCCTGCGCTCCGGCCTCTACTCCGCCGTCATCGTCTACGACGAGCGCAGTCCGCGCGCCGAGAGCCTCCGCGAGGACAGCACCGTGTCACTGGTGGTGCAGGCGCTGCGACGTAACGCCGAGCGCACCGACATCTGCCTGCTCAAAG GTGGCTATGAGAGGTTCTCCTCCGAGTACCCGGAATTCTGTTCCAAAACCAAGGCCCTGGCAGCCATCCCACCTGCTGTGCCCCAGAGCACGGCCGAGTCCTTGGACCAGGGCTGCAGCTCCTGCGGCACCCCGCTGCACGACCAG GGCGGTCCCGTGGAGATCCTTCCCTTCCTCTACCTCGGCAGCGCCTATCACGCGGCCCGGAGAGACATGCTGGACACCCTGGGGATCACGGCCTTGTTGAACGTCTCCTCCGACTGCCCGAACCACTTTGAAGGACACTATCAGTACAAGTGCATCCCTGTGGAGGACAACCACAAGGCCGACATCAGCTCCTGGTTCATGGAGGCCATCGAGTACATTG ATGCGGTGAAGGACTGCCGCGGGCGCGTGCTGGTGCACTGCCAGGCCGGCATCTCGCGCTCGGCCACCATCTGCTTGGCCTACCTGATGATGAAGAAGCGCgtgaggctggaggaggcctTCGAGTTCGTCAAGCAGCGGCGGAGTATCATCTCGCCCAACTTCAGCTTCATGGGGCAGCTGCTGCAGTTCGAGTCGCAGGTGCTGGCCACGTCCTGCTCCGTGGAGGCCGCCAGCCCGTCGGGGCCCCTGCGCGAGCGGGGcaaggccacccccacccccacgtcgcAGTTCGTCTTCAGCTTCCCGGTCTCCGTGGGGGTGCACCCGGCCCCCAGCAGCCTGCCCTACCTGCACAGCCCCATCACCACCTCCCCCAGCTGTTAG